One window from the genome of Manis pentadactyla isolate mManPen7 chromosome 15, mManPen7.hap1, whole genome shotgun sequence encodes:
- the ZNF829 gene encoding zinc finger protein 829 isoform X5: MRKRSSDLVSMCETKILSLKKRHFSQVISTHEDMPTFIQPFLTPHQKTINEEKICECKICGKAFNQNSQLTQHQRIHSAEKNYECKECGKSFRRGSLVTRHQRIHTGEKPYECKECGKAFSCSSYFSQHQRIHTGEKPYKCKECGKAFHYCSNLNDHQRIHTGEKPYECKVCGKAFTKSSQLFPHLRIHTGEKPYECKECGKAFTQHSRLIQHQRMHTGEKPYECKECGKAFSSASTLTNHHRIHAGKKLYKCKDCGKAFIQSSELIQHQRIHTDEKPYECSECGKAFNKGSNLTRHQRVHTGEKPYDCKECGKTFGSRSDLIRHEGIHTG; the protein is encoded by the exons ATGAGGAAAAGGAGCTCTG aTCTAGTATCGATGTGTGAGACCAAGATATTATCTCTAAAGAAGAGACATTTTAGTCAAGTAATAAGTACCCATGAAGACatgcccacttttattcagccaTTTCTTACTCCACATCAAAAAACTATTAATGAAGAGAAAATCTGTGAATGTAAGATATGTGGAAAGGCCTTTAATCAGAACTCACAACTTACTCAGCATCAGAGAATTCATTCTGCTGAAAAAAACTATGAATGTAAGGAGTGTGGGAAGTCCTTTCGTCGTGGTTCACTTGTTACTCGACATCAGAGGATTCACACTGGTgaaaaaccctatgaatgtaaggaatgtggcaaGGCTTTTAGTTGTAGTTCATATTTTTCTCAACACCAGAGGATTCACACTGGTGAAAAACCCTATAAGTGTaaggaatgtggaaaagcctttcATTATTGCTCAAACCTTAATGATCATCAGAGAATTCACACTGGTgagaaaccttatgaatgtaaAGTATGTGGAAAAGCCTTTACTAAGAGCTCACAACTTTTTCCACATCTGAGAATTCATACTGGTgagaaaccttatgaatgtaaggaatgtgggaaggcctttaCTCAACACTCAAGGCTTATACAACATCAGAGAATGCATACTGGTgagaaaccttatgaatgtaaGGAGTGTGGGAAGGCCTTTAGTAGTGCCTCAACACTTACTAACCATCACAGAATTCATGCTggcaagaaactctataaatgtAAAGACTGTGGAAAGGCCTTTATTCAGAGCTCAGAACTTATTCAGCATCAGAGAATCCATACAGATGAAAAACCTTATGAATGTAGtgaatgtgggaaggcctttaATAAAGGTTCAAACCTTACTAGACATCAAAGAGTTCACACTGGTGAGAAACCCTATGACTGTAAGGAATGTGGAAAGACCTTTGGTAGTCGCTCTGACCTCATTCGCCATGAAGGAATTCACACTGGATGA
- the ZNF829 gene encoding zinc finger protein 829 isoform X3: MTVPEDVDVGSSSSYCILIRFLDLVSMCETKILSLKKRHFSQVISTHEDMPTFIQPFLTPHQKTINEEKICECKICGKAFNQNSQLTQHQRIHSAEKNYECKECGKSFRRGSLVTRHQRIHTGEKPYECKECGKAFSCSSYFSQHQRIHTGEKPYKCKECGKAFHYCSNLNDHQRIHTGEKPYECKVCGKAFTKSSQLFPHLRIHTGEKPYECKECGKAFTQHSRLIQHQRMHTGEKPYECKECGKAFSSASTLTNHHRIHAGKKLYKCKDCGKAFIQSSELIQHQRIHTDEKPYECSECGKAFNKGSNLTRHQRVHTGEKPYDCKECGKTFGSRSDLIRHEGIHTG, from the coding sequence aTCTAGTATCGATGTGTGAGACCAAGATATTATCTCTAAAGAAGAGACATTTTAGTCAAGTAATAAGTACCCATGAAGACatgcccacttttattcagccaTTTCTTACTCCACATCAAAAAACTATTAATGAAGAGAAAATCTGTGAATGTAAGATATGTGGAAAGGCCTTTAATCAGAACTCACAACTTACTCAGCATCAGAGAATTCATTCTGCTGAAAAAAACTATGAATGTAAGGAGTGTGGGAAGTCCTTTCGTCGTGGTTCACTTGTTACTCGACATCAGAGGATTCACACTGGTgaaaaaccctatgaatgtaaggaatgtggcaaGGCTTTTAGTTGTAGTTCATATTTTTCTCAACACCAGAGGATTCACACTGGTGAAAAACCCTATAAGTGTaaggaatgtggaaaagcctttcATTATTGCTCAAACCTTAATGATCATCAGAGAATTCACACTGGTgagaaaccttatgaatgtaaAGTATGTGGAAAAGCCTTTACTAAGAGCTCACAACTTTTTCCACATCTGAGAATTCATACTGGTgagaaaccttatgaatgtaaggaatgtgggaaggcctttaCTCAACACTCAAGGCTTATACAACATCAGAGAATGCATACTGGTgagaaaccttatgaatgtaaGGAGTGTGGGAAGGCCTTTAGTAGTGCCTCAACACTTACTAACCATCACAGAATTCATGCTggcaagaaactctataaatgtAAAGACTGTGGAAAGGCCTTTATTCAGAGCTCAGAACTTATTCAGCATCAGAGAATCCATACAGATGAAAAACCTTATGAATGTAGtgaatgtgggaaggcctttaATAAAGGTTCAAACCTTACTAGACATCAAAGAGTTCACACTGGTGAGAAACCCTATGACTGTAAGGAATGTGGAAAGACCTTTGGTAGTCGCTCTGACCTCATTCGCCATGAAGGAATTCACACTGGATGA
- the ZNF829 gene encoding zinc finger protein 829 isoform X4, translating into MVERKLTRSLCSDLVSMCETKILSLKKRHFSQVISTHEDMPTFIQPFLTPHQKTINEEKICECKICGKAFNQNSQLTQHQRIHSAEKNYECKECGKSFRRGSLVTRHQRIHTGEKPYECKECGKAFSCSSYFSQHQRIHTGEKPYKCKECGKAFHYCSNLNDHQRIHTGEKPYECKVCGKAFTKSSQLFPHLRIHTGEKPYECKECGKAFTQHSRLIQHQRMHTGEKPYECKECGKAFSSASTLTNHHRIHAGKKLYKCKDCGKAFIQSSELIQHQRIHTDEKPYECSECGKAFNKGSNLTRHQRVHTGEKPYDCKECGKTFGSRSDLIRHEGIHTG; encoded by the coding sequence aTCTAGTATCGATGTGTGAGACCAAGATATTATCTCTAAAGAAGAGACATTTTAGTCAAGTAATAAGTACCCATGAAGACatgcccacttttattcagccaTTTCTTACTCCACATCAAAAAACTATTAATGAAGAGAAAATCTGTGAATGTAAGATATGTGGAAAGGCCTTTAATCAGAACTCACAACTTACTCAGCATCAGAGAATTCATTCTGCTGAAAAAAACTATGAATGTAAGGAGTGTGGGAAGTCCTTTCGTCGTGGTTCACTTGTTACTCGACATCAGAGGATTCACACTGGTgaaaaaccctatgaatgtaaggaatgtggcaaGGCTTTTAGTTGTAGTTCATATTTTTCTCAACACCAGAGGATTCACACTGGTGAAAAACCCTATAAGTGTaaggaatgtggaaaagcctttcATTATTGCTCAAACCTTAATGATCATCAGAGAATTCACACTGGTgagaaaccttatgaatgtaaAGTATGTGGAAAAGCCTTTACTAAGAGCTCACAACTTTTTCCACATCTGAGAATTCATACTGGTgagaaaccttatgaatgtaaggaatgtgggaaggcctttaCTCAACACTCAAGGCTTATACAACATCAGAGAATGCATACTGGTgagaaaccttatgaatgtaaGGAGTGTGGGAAGGCCTTTAGTAGTGCCTCAACACTTACTAACCATCACAGAATTCATGCTggcaagaaactctataaatgtAAAGACTGTGGAAAGGCCTTTATTCAGAGCTCAGAACTTATTCAGCATCAGAGAATCCATACAGATGAAAAACCTTATGAATGTAGtgaatgtgggaaggcctttaATAAAGGTTCAAACCTTACTAGACATCAAAGAGTTCACACTGGTGAGAAACCCTATGACTGTAAGGAATGTGGAAAGACCTTTGGTAGTCGCTCTGACCTCATTCGCCATGAAGGAATTCACACTGGATGA
- the ZNF829 gene encoding zinc finger protein 829 isoform X6 — translation MCETKILSLKKRHFSQVISTHEDMPTFIQPFLTPHQKTINEEKICECKICGKAFNQNSQLTQHQRIHSAEKNYECKECGKSFRRGSLVTRHQRIHTGEKPYECKECGKAFSCSSYFSQHQRIHTGEKPYKCKECGKAFHYCSNLNDHQRIHTGEKPYECKVCGKAFTKSSQLFPHLRIHTGEKPYECKECGKAFTQHSRLIQHQRMHTGEKPYECKECGKAFSSASTLTNHHRIHAGKKLYKCKDCGKAFIQSSELIQHQRIHTDEKPYECSECGKAFNKGSNLTRHQRVHTGEKPYDCKECGKTFGSRSDLIRHEGIHTG, via the coding sequence ATGTGTGAGACCAAGATATTATCTCTAAAGAAGAGACATTTTAGTCAAGTAATAAGTACCCATGAAGACatgcccacttttattcagccaTTTCTTACTCCACATCAAAAAACTATTAATGAAGAGAAAATCTGTGAATGTAAGATATGTGGAAAGGCCTTTAATCAGAACTCACAACTTACTCAGCATCAGAGAATTCATTCTGCTGAAAAAAACTATGAATGTAAGGAGTGTGGGAAGTCCTTTCGTCGTGGTTCACTTGTTACTCGACATCAGAGGATTCACACTGGTgaaaaaccctatgaatgtaaggaatgtggcaaGGCTTTTAGTTGTAGTTCATATTTTTCTCAACACCAGAGGATTCACACTGGTGAAAAACCCTATAAGTGTaaggaatgtggaaaagcctttcATTATTGCTCAAACCTTAATGATCATCAGAGAATTCACACTGGTgagaaaccttatgaatgtaaAGTATGTGGAAAAGCCTTTACTAAGAGCTCACAACTTTTTCCACATCTGAGAATTCATACTGGTgagaaaccttatgaatgtaaggaatgtgggaaggcctttaCTCAACACTCAAGGCTTATACAACATCAGAGAATGCATACTGGTgagaaaccttatgaatgtaaGGAGTGTGGGAAGGCCTTTAGTAGTGCCTCAACACTTACTAACCATCACAGAATTCATGCTggcaagaaactctataaatgtAAAGACTGTGGAAAGGCCTTTATTCAGAGCTCAGAACTTATTCAGCATCAGAGAATCCATACAGATGAAAAACCTTATGAATGTAGtgaatgtgggaaggcctttaATAAAGGTTCAAACCTTACTAGACATCAAAGAGTTCACACTGGTGAGAAACCCTATGACTGTAAGGAATGTGGAAAGACCTTTGGTAGTCGCTCTGACCTCATTCGCCATGAAGGAATTCACACTGGATGA